CTAGTATTTTTAACATATGGCGAGGGGCGTATTTTCCTTTAGCGAGTTGATCTAAATTCAGTTCTTTGTGTTTGAGCCAATCTAAGATAAAGACTTCAATTGAGTGCTCTTCACGCATACTTTTTTTTCTTTGAAAAAAGAAGGCAAGGCGTTCAATAAAAAAAATAAAAATAAGGCATATAACGAGAATAACCTCCCCCAATAGGATGTAAAAAAAGAGGGCGTAGGCTTGATCAAACATTACGTGTTTCTCGAAATGAGGCTTCGGGCCTTTTCCATGAGTATTTTTTGGTTAAAGGGTTTGCCTATATAGTCAAGAGCCCCCCGTTTTAATCCTTCGAGCACATCTTTTTCAGCATCCAAAGCGCTCAATATGAGCACGGGGATTCTGTGTTGGTGCTTTTCTTGAATTTGCATTAGAATTTCAATTCCATCCATGTCAGGCAAAATGCGATCGAGAACAACTAAAGCAATCGATTCGGAATGACTCTCATCCAAAAGGTAGTTCAGCGCAGGCTTGCCCTGCGTAAAGGATTCGGTTCCATACCCTTCATTTTGAAATAAATACTCGAGAATATGCAAGAGATCCTCATCATCATCGACTAAAATAACTATATTTTTTCCCGGCATGCTCCTTTTGCCCCTTTAAGGTGTCTTCTATTTTGAAATATCTAAAGCAAAAAAAAATAGATACCAAAATTTTGACACTCTTGCATTGAATTGATGAATTGACTATACCGAAATGAGTTGAAGAATTGGGATTGTAGCTTTGATGGCTCTTCGAACGGAGGCCAAGCTGGAAGCTCCCTGGATCCAAGCAGGGAGCTTCTCACGCGGCCCAACCATTAATAGCCAATATTCCTTAACCGTCAAAAAACCTCCTCTATTCATAGAGAGGATTTTTTAATTTTTATCAGGCTTTAGCCGGCTTAATTTTTTTGATCCTATTGAAGATAGGTCAAAAAAATAAGGGTGAAAAGTCGAAGATGCCGGCGAAGATACAAACCAATTCTTCAATTTATTTCGGTATACACATACCAACCTTGGGAGTACCTGTTTATTTCTGATCAATACGACAATCAGTTTTTTTCCGATCTTTCCAGATGCATTCACGAATCTGATTCGATGAAAATGGCTATGTATCAACTTCATTCCCTCTTGAAATCAAGAGATGCATGGCAAGTCATCCTTTTATGGGAGTGGAATCCAAATAAGGAAGCTCTACACTGTATAGAAATCATTTCAGATCCAAGCGAGTTTTTAGAGGCCTTTAAAACAACTTCCGCTTCGCTTTCCGCTTGTTATCTGACACCGGCCATTCCCTTTCATGCATTTAAAGAAAAAAGGGGGGTGATTGCTTATGACTTGAAGGATGACCCTCGGTATGAAATAGCGCAGAAGGCCGGGATTGAGAGTGGGCTTGTTATCCCTATCTTCAATCATTCTCAGGCTAGTTGCGTATTAGAAATTTACAAGAAGGGGGCTTTAGATGCTTCAAATGAATCGCAGTTGCAAACGCTCATGTATTGGATTCAATTGCAATATGAAATCT
This sequence is a window from Simkaniaceae bacterium. Protein-coding genes within it:
- a CDS encoding response regulator transcription factor, giving the protein MPGKNIVILVDDDEDLLHILEYLFQNEGYGTESFTQGKPALNYLLDESHSESIALVVLDRILPDMDGIEILMQIQEKHQHRIPVLILSALDAEKDVLEGLKRGALDYIGKPFNQKILMEKARSLISRNT